Part of the Cottoperca gobio chromosome 1, fCotGob3.1, whole genome shotgun sequence genome, AGTAGCATCTGTTTATTagtataaagaaaaagaaaaatcacagcATGTCTCATTACCATGTCTACTCTCTGTGtaataagataatatatatgaGACCATAATATATTCAGGGTCTGATAACAGTTGATAAAGCACATGTTGAAATGTAATAGATGTTTCTGAGTCAAATTGTCAGTGATGCAGCAAACTGATAatcatgcaaatgttttatctgaTAACATTTAcaagcttttaaaaagaaatgggtGCAGTCAAGTCATGAGTTTATTGTCTTTAAACGCTTAAATAGAAGATCAAATATTGGAGCTTAAGTCTCAAGCAAAAAACACTTGATCTACTGaacatgtgtgtgatttggCTTTTGTACGTACTTACCCTCAGGTACACAATCAAAGGAACTACATGTGCTTGAAAAGTGATTAAATCCTGACAAACATCCTCTGATTGTTCAGAGCATTTtgaacatctttaaatgtgtacGTTGATAGGAGTTAACATGGTGAAGAGGAAGCTGGCTTCTCACGACAGCCTCAAGATAACCATCGAACAAACTGGAGACAAGTTCAACGTCAAGGAGAACAGCAATTTCCGCAACCTGGAAATAGACTTCACCCTGGGGGTCACCTTCGAGTACAGCCTGGCAGATGGAACCGAACTTTCAGTAAGAACAACTGGCATCTTAGTGGTTGCACCTTTTTCCATATTTACACAGAAACTGATCTTTACAAGAAAGGACTCAAGTTTATCTCCAATTATCTCATTTTTAGTAATTTAGTGTAATCATTTGCACCTGAGTTTTGAGTCCTAACTACTTTGAGATAAACTGGTTATTTCAACCACGAAAGACTTTGAACTTTTGAGCTGTAAGGCTCAAGGCTTTTGACTTTTATTGTGGTAACCCTTGTTACCTGGTAACCCAGCCATAAAACTGTCAACCTTGTTcccatatagtattatatattatacgtTATGAATAAGTTTCATGTGTCACCCCGCAGGGCTCCTGGAACATGGAGGGAGACATGTTGAAGGGGCTCTTCACCAGAAAGGACAACGGAAAGTTACTGACAGCAACCAGAATCGTCCAAGGAGATGAACTCATACAGGTGGGGTGAATGTTTACTATCTATGCAAATTAGGGCACAAATCCACATTTTATCTGAAACACTTTGATAGCCTTTAAAGACGGTGCTGAGATTAAGTTTAATTGtgatacatgttgtacactatATTGttacaatatactgtaatataatttaGATACACATACAGCAGTAAAAATCTAATATCTCTATtgtatacctattatatataCGTTATGGATAAGGACCTCAATTCACTATTAGTCAGAGTGAACCCTCTTGATAATTCAGCCATAAATGCAGAAACTAGGAAGTTGTATAATAACCGTAACATAATCTTTTGTCCTCAGAGCTACAACTATGAAGGTGTGGACGCAAAGAGGATTTTCAAGAAGTGTTAGACAAATCTGATCAACACAACTTTACAGGGAGATGTTTGATGTCAGGgttacatacagtattgtgTTGAATTATCAACTCCTTACACCAAcataaactgtaaaatgtgcaCTACTTGTGACTCCCATAAAGTATATGAAACATATTTGAATTGCACATGTTTTTGATACTTGTGGTAATAAAGCCATACTGTAACAGCCTGTCTGCTGTGGTTTCTTTTATGCTTTAATGTGTATCTGGATCTTTGTGTGAAGTTAAAAATGAAGTGACTAATTTGAGAGTGATACAATAATTTAAACTTTATTcaacaatgaataaaaataaatatatattatctacaaaaatataaagtgtagacagatttcatgtttctttaaattGATCTGTACTTACACAAGTCATGAAGCATTCACTGAAGCACCGACAACTCAATTTAACAGTAATGTCACGACAAACCCTaatcacacacagatgtgtgacGGTAGGGTTCAGTGAGGCGTACAGTTCCAACACATCAGGACACATCAGCCAGTAACTTATCAGATCAAATCTGTGACATAATGGGGAAATGTCTCCTTTGTTCTTGAGTGTTGATGCAATGCAGTCTAATTAGGTTATGTCCCTGTATGTTTAGCACAAGATAAAGGTATGAATTGATGCAATGCCAACTGGGACATTATGTAACACAGGACAAAAAGTCCTTTTGTCAAACAGGCCCCTCGAGTATATAAAGCCTTACTGTGACTGAAGACTGTGGATCACGGGCGCAAGAGGAAAACTAATTGTCAGCTTATTTTTCCAAACTCCCGCACACAAACGGACACACAGGCAGGCAACCCAAGTTAATCTTTGAGTTATTATACATTAAGGCTCTTTCAAACTGGGAAGGTGGGATGCATTTGCCACTTACAAGCACAGATTTTCCCATTTTCTGCCGCTGACATTTGAACATGTCAAACTTCTGCTCCTTGCAACTGGATGCAGAGAGAACAGTGAGCTGTTGTTGTAGCTTCCAAGTCTGAAAGGGCTTTTATGAATATTGTACGTGGCACCAATCTCTGCCCCGTGTCactcccttacacacacacacatacacatacacacacagtacaatgGTGTCTTCAGATATGTCACTATTAgcattgcatatttaaaaagtttAGCATGACATCCTTCATCCCTTTCAATCGTCACCTTCAGTCCCTAACTGTGGTTTAACTCACAAATAACATGTCCCAAGGAAAAATGTCAAGGCACTGTTGATACAGCTGAAGACACACAGTTCAGAATGTAAAATACAATTTGTGTGAAAACAATCCCTACTTTTacagatgaagaaaataaataataaatgaatcatTAGTCACATATAGTGCTGCAACGATTAGtggattaattgattaattgattagtcggTGGACAGAAAAATagttgccaactattttgataaagtaatttctcctgtttttctctgatatcatattaaatgtaatatctttgcaacatgacatttaaagacatcaccttggacttgaGAAACTGGGAGGACATTagtcactattttctgatatttacATTGACAAACcaattaaactaaaaacataaatcggcagatgaatcgataatgaatATAATCATTGGTTGCAGCCCTAGTCACATAAGAAACCACAAAATAACACTTTGCCGGTGAGACGACATTAAAATAATCTGGTTAATAAACCAACTGAGCTTCATCTAATCCAAAGGTTTAGTGGTTTCTTTATCAAGTGAATATATTAGATATCTTATAATAAAAGTACATTGAGTGATTTATAATTACTACAGCACAATTTTGTGTAAAGGCAtctttatattatgttatttgaaCGAATCGACTGCTCAATTAAAGCAATTCTTAACATGATAACTTTTTCTtcttgaattaaaaaataaataaagcatgacAAATGCAAGCAGATGCTCAAATCACAAGGAAGGGTATGGTTACACACCAAACGTCTTTTAACACCATCCTTTAGTGCCAGACagcacatacacaacacacacaaacagcacagtTAGTGACTAAATGTGTGCAGTTAGAATAGTTGAGAAACACCTGGACAAAGGTTAATGGATAGACACAAatgcaaagtgaaaaaataTGCATAAATGGCATGAGGTTTAGGAAAAGACTTGGCAATCTAGTCAGCACAAAAGAACATTGATATCAATATTCTAAAATTTAACAACACTCTGATTTTATGCGTTCTCGGGAATGTCGGATGTACAGAATACAAAGCCTTAAAAATACCAAAATCTTCTTTTAAAGTaatgttaaagtcatttttagtGAATGCATAGTATGTCTTGGACAGTCAGTTGTTTACCAGCATTTATAGTTACAGTT contains:
- the fabp2 gene encoding fatty acid-binding protein, intestinal — encoded protein: MTFNGSWKIDRNENYEKFMEKMGVNMVKRKLASHDSLKITIEQTGDKFNVKENSNFRNLEIDFTLGVTFEYSLADGTELSGSWNMEGDMLKGLFTRKDNGKLLTATRIVQGDELIQSYNYEGVDAKRIFKKC